In the Paenibacillus sp. FSL R7-0337 genome, GGTCCGGTTATCGACCCGGTGCTGTTCGTACAGAACCGCAAAAAAAAAGCAGCCAGACGAAAGTCCCGCCGGCTGCGTTGAACGTTTATTTTGTCCCAACCCATCGCTTACTTCAAAGGAATGGCCTCATGCTTCGCAAATATCCCTTGCACCTTCTCCCTCAGCTCCTCTTCAGGCAGAAGGACAATGACAATAATATGCTCCAGATCGGCATGCTTCGCATACGCCTGCGCATCTTCTTGCGGAATTCCCATCCCGATCAGGCTGACCTCAAGCCCGTCTGTCTCCAGATCCGCTCCTGCCAGCTTGCGGGCTGCCGGACCTGCTGCGACCGCTGAATCGGACACCATATCCAGACCTACCCCCAGTCCGCGGGCTGTGCCGAACAAGCCTTTATTCCCCTGCCCTGTCTCCACATCCCCGATTCCGGCATCCTGGCTGATGGTCTCCAGCGTGTTCTTCTGCTTCGTGACGGCTGAGATATGCTTCGCCTTGATTCCGTTCTCCTTCAATTCCCCGATCGCCAG is a window encoding:
- a CDS encoding general stress protein — its product is MPTLVLGIFGHRSDAVLAIGELKENGIKAKHISAVTKQKNTLETISQDAGIGDVETGQGNKGLFGTARGLGVGLDMVSDSAVAAGPAARKLAGADLETDGLEVSLIGMGIPQEDAQAYAKHADLEHIIVIVLLPEEELREKVQGIFAKHEAIPLK